The following coding sequences are from one Candidatus Binataceae bacterium window:
- a CDS encoding aldehyde dehydrogenase family protein → MQLQTRLFIGGEFVDAEAGGTIDVLNPHDNSKITAVAEAREADIDKAVTAATGAFPAWRDTAAADRGRLLLRLADAIEARADELAHIESIDTGHPIRDTRGLDVPRTAATFRYFGGMADKLQGRLVPVESGFLNYVEREPLGVVGQVVPWNFPIMFTSWKMGPALAAGNCVVMKPAELTPLSSLKIAELMREVGFPPGVANVLPGYGNVAGQYLAEHPGVQKIAFTGSTATGRRIVQASSGNLKRVQLELGGKGANIVFDDADLDAALNGSAFAIFHNQGQACIAGSRLLVHERIADEFLERFLKLAASIRLGNPLDPKTEMGPLTSTMHRDRVLGYCKVAREEGGEFLLGGKPPADPELARGCYVLPTVVRARPRDRVCQEEVFGPFVTVTTFRDEDEVMAIANGTVYGLGGGLWTRDLARAHRVARRMVSGMVWINCYKRANPGSPFGGVRSSGYGRDLGIESIEEYTTPKSVWVNVEAKIPPYYPR, encoded by the coding sequence ATGCAGTTGCAGACCAGGTTGTTCATCGGGGGCGAGTTCGTTGACGCCGAAGCCGGCGGCACCATCGACGTGCTCAACCCGCATGACAACTCCAAAATCACCGCCGTGGCCGAGGCGCGCGAGGCCGATATCGACAAGGCGGTCACCGCGGCGACCGGGGCGTTTCCCGCGTGGCGCGACACCGCGGCGGCCGATCGCGGGCGGTTGTTGCTCAGGCTCGCGGACGCCATCGAGGCCCGCGCCGACGAGCTCGCGCACATCGAATCGATCGATACCGGCCATCCGATCCGCGACACGCGCGGACTCGACGTGCCGCGCACCGCGGCGACCTTCCGCTACTTCGGCGGGATGGCGGACAAGCTCCAGGGCCGCCTGGTGCCGGTGGAGAGCGGCTTTCTCAATTACGTCGAGCGCGAGCCGCTCGGCGTGGTCGGCCAGGTCGTGCCATGGAACTTTCCGATCATGTTCACCAGTTGGAAGATGGGGCCGGCGCTGGCGGCGGGCAACTGCGTGGTAATGAAGCCGGCCGAGCTGACGCCGCTGAGCTCGCTCAAGATCGCCGAGCTGATGCGCGAGGTCGGGTTTCCGCCGGGCGTGGCCAACGTCCTGCCCGGCTACGGCAACGTCGCCGGCCAGTATCTCGCCGAACATCCGGGAGTGCAGAAGATCGCGTTTACCGGCTCAACCGCGACCGGGCGCAGGATCGTGCAGGCGTCGTCGGGCAACCTCAAGCGCGTGCAGCTCGAACTCGGCGGCAAGGGCGCCAATATCGTGTTCGACGACGCCGATTTGGACGCCGCGCTCAACGGCAGCGCGTTCGCGATTTTTCACAACCAGGGCCAGGCCTGCATCGCAGGCTCGCGGCTGCTCGTGCACGAGCGCATCGCCGACGAGTTCCTCGAGCGCTTCCTCAAGCTGGCGGCCTCGATCCGGCTCGGCAATCCGCTCGATCCGAAGACCGAGATGGGACCGCTGACCTCGACGATGCATCGCGACCGCGTGCTCGGCTATTGCAAGGTTGCGCGCGAGGAGGGCGGCGAATTCCTGCTCGGCGGCAAGCCGCCCGCCGATCCCGAGCTCGCGCGCGGCTGCTACGTGCTGCCGACCGTGGTGCGCGCGCGCCCGCGCGATCGCGTCTGCCAGGAGGAAGTCTTCGGCCCGTTCGTCACGGTGACGACCTTCAGGGACGAAGACGAGGTGATGGCGATTGCCAACGGCACGGTTTACGGACTGGGCGGCGGGCTGTGGACGCGCGACCTCGCCCGCGCGCATCGCGTGGCCCGTAGGATGGTCAGCGGCATGGTGTGGATCAACTGCTACAAGCGGGCCAACCCGGGATCGCCCTTCGGCGGCGTGCGCAGTTCGGGCTACGGGCGCGACCTCGGGATCGAGTCGATCGAGGAGTACACCACGCCCAAGTCGGTGTGGGTCAACGTGGAGGCGAAGATTCCGCCCTATTATCCGCGCTGA
- a CDS encoding IclR family transcriptional regulator C-terminal domain-containing protein codes for MNLAPISAGFAEMSNPNPDAILVQSLARGLAVIRTFGREAQRQTLSEVAARASLSRATARRFLHTLTELGYASFDGKHFALTARVLDLGYAYLASTPLWEVAQPHMEKVTARLHESCSVSVLEDTDIVYVARVPTERIMTVTLGVGTHLPAFATSMGRVLLAHLPAAQLDRFFATARLERLTERTVTDPRELRAILKEVAQRGWALVDQELELGVRSVAAPIRDGGGRVIAAMNASGHAARVTVAQMKREFVPVLLEAVHNVSATLAMRRH; via the coding sequence GTGAACTTGGCCCCAATTAGCGCGGGCTTCGCCGAGATGTCAAACCCTAATCCCGACGCGATTCTCGTACAATCGCTGGCTCGCGGGCTCGCCGTGATTCGGACCTTCGGGCGCGAGGCGCAGCGCCAGACGCTGAGCGAGGTCGCCGCACGCGCGAGCCTTTCGCGCGCCACCGCGCGCCGCTTTCTGCACACGCTCACCGAGCTCGGATACGCCAGCTTCGACGGCAAGCACTTCGCGCTCACGGCGCGCGTGCTCGATTTGGGTTACGCCTACCTGGCCTCGACGCCGCTGTGGGAAGTCGCCCAGCCGCACATGGAGAAGGTCACCGCCAGGCTGCACGAGTCGTGCTCGGTCTCGGTGCTCGAGGACACCGATATCGTCTATGTCGCGCGCGTGCCGACCGAGCGCATCATGACCGTCACTCTCGGCGTGGGCACCCATCTGCCGGCGTTTGCGACCTCGATGGGCCGGGTGCTGCTGGCGCATCTGCCGGCGGCACAGCTCGACCGCTTTTTCGCGACTGCCAGGCTCGAGCGGCTGACCGAGCGCACGGTGACCGACCCGCGCGAGCTGCGCGCAATCCTCAAGGAGGTCGCACAGCGCGGCTGGGCGCTGGTCGACCAGGAGCTGGAGTTGGGCGTGCGCTCGGTGGCGGCGCCGATCCGCGACGGCGGCGGACGCGTGATCGCAGCGATGAACGCCAGCGGGCATGCCGCGCGCGTGACGGTCGCGCAGATGAAGCGCGAGTTTGTTCCGGTGCTGCTCGAAGCCGTGCACAACGTCTCCGCGACGCTTGCGATGCGCCGCCACTAG
- a CDS encoding CoA-transferase, with protein MALITSLSEAVREFVRDGDTVALEGFTHLIPSAAGHELIRQGRRDLTLVRMTPDLIYDQLIGMGCARKLVFSWGGNPGVGSLHRLRDAVERGWPRPLELEEHSHAGMAAAYGAGAANLPFGVLRGYLGSDLPKHNPRVKFIDCPFTGERLAAVPAIRPDVTVIHAQQADRKGNVLIRGIVGAQKEAVLAARRSIVTVEEIVAELAAPPNAVVLPGWVVGAVCVVRGGAFPSYALGYYPRDNSFYQQWDEIARERETFRAWIERHVLATADFAEFRRSLAAQAASGGRIANA; from the coding sequence ATGGCCCTGATTACCAGCCTCAGCGAAGCGGTCCGCGAGTTCGTCCGCGACGGCGACACCGTCGCGCTGGAGGGCTTCACCCATCTCATCCCCAGCGCCGCCGGCCACGAGCTCATCCGGCAGGGGCGGCGCGATCTCACCCTGGTGCGGATGACGCCCGACCTGATCTACGACCAGCTCATCGGGATGGGCTGCGCGCGCAAGCTGGTGTTTTCGTGGGGCGGCAACCCGGGTGTCGGCTCGCTCCATCGCCTTCGCGACGCGGTCGAGCGCGGATGGCCGCGGCCGCTGGAGCTCGAAGAGCACAGCCACGCCGGGATGGCGGCGGCCTACGGCGCCGGCGCCGCCAATCTGCCCTTCGGCGTGCTGCGCGGCTACCTTGGCTCGGATCTGCCGAAGCACAACCCGCGCGTGAAATTCATCGACTGTCCGTTCACGGGCGAGCGGCTGGCGGCGGTGCCTGCGATCCGCCCCGACGTGACCGTGATCCACGCGCAGCAGGCCGATCGCAAGGGCAATGTTCTTATCCGCGGCATCGTCGGCGCGCAGAAGGAGGCGGTGCTCGCTGCGCGCCGTTCGATCGTGACGGTGGAGGAGATCGTCGCGGAACTGGCGGCGCCGCCCAACGCGGTAGTGCTGCCCGGATGGGTGGTCGGCGCCGTGTGCGTGGTGCGTGGGGGCGCCTTTCCCTCGTACGCGCTGGGTTACTATCCGCGCGACAACTCGTTTTACCAGCAGTGGGACGAAATCGCGCGCGAGCGCGAAACCTTCCGCGCCTGGATTGAGCGGCACGTGCTCGCGACCGCCGACTTCGCGGAGTTCCGCCGAAGCCTCGCCGCGCAGGCGGCGAGCGGCGGCAGGATCGCCAATGCCTGA
- a CDS encoding CoA-transferase encodes MPEAPYSADEMMTVAAARMLRNGAVCFVGIGLPSAAANLARLTHAPDVVLVYESGTIGAKPTVLPLSIGDGELAETADTVVSIAEIFAFWLQGGRIDVGFLGAAQIDRFANINTTVIGDYRRPTVRLPGAGGAAEIASSAHEVLIMLRQSRRAFVEKLDFVTSAGYLDGGQSRERLGMPGRGPTAVITDLGILTPDPETRELTLTSLHPGVSAEQAIAATGWPLRIGAQLARTEPPAAAELAALRELNERTRRAHAGGVA; translated from the coding sequence ATGCCTGAAGCGCCCTACAGCGCCGACGAGATGATGACGGTCGCGGCGGCGCGCATGCTGCGCAACGGCGCCGTCTGCTTCGTCGGCATCGGCCTGCCCAGCGCGGCCGCCAACCTTGCCCGGCTCACCCACGCCCCCGACGTCGTGCTGGTTTACGAATCGGGCACAATCGGCGCCAAGCCCACGGTGCTGCCGCTCTCGATCGGCGACGGCGAGTTAGCGGAAACCGCCGACACGGTCGTCTCGATCGCCGAGATTTTCGCCTTCTGGCTCCAAGGCGGACGGATCGATGTCGGCTTCCTTGGCGCGGCCCAGATCGACCGCTTCGCCAATATCAACACCACCGTGATCGGCGACTACCGCCGGCCGACGGTGCGCCTGCCCGGTGCGGGGGGGGCCGCCGAAATCGCGTCGTCCGCGCACGAGGTGTTGATCATGCTGCGCCAGAGCAGGCGCGCCTTCGTCGAGAAGCTGGACTTCGTCACCTCGGCCGGCTACCTCGACGGCGGCCAAAGCCGCGAGCGCCTGGGGATGCCGGGGCGCGGCCCGACCGCGGTCATCACTGACCTCGGAATTCTGACGCCCGATCCGGAGACCCGGGAACTGACGCTCACGAGTCTTCATCCGGGAGTCAGCGCAGAGCAGGCGATCGCGGCGACCGGATGGCCGCTCAGGATCGGCGCGCAGCTTGCGCGCACCGAACCGCCCGCCGCGGCCGAGCTGGCCGCGCTGCGCGAACTCAACGAACGCACGCGGCGCGCCCACGCCGGAGGCGTCGCGTGA
- a CDS encoding amidohydrolase family protein — protein sequence MSAGDNDPSRSAQIRARLNHPVIDADGHCTEFEPAFLDYLRDVGGAGVVERYKAIPDSGFRYTWHQMSPQQRLEHRALAFRPLWWAHPKKNTLDNATTTIPRLHYERMDEFGIDFAIIYPSIGLLAPHISDQEIRLTACRAFNKFNADIYADFSDRLTPVAVIPANTPQEALDELDYAVGERKMKAVQLPAFINRPIPALARKAPEMAGFLTWVDNLCVDSAYDYDPVWAKCQELRVAPTFHTVTVGVGSRATLSNFMFNFVGHFAASAEVICKALLIGGVTRRFPRLNFAFQEAGVAWAVHLYGGLHMAWATHNVGMIRDLDPANLDRAMFEDLCRKLGGPLYAERVHRLWQGDASDLLLGTPEDDKDLDEWAPAGIRTADDLRERFVPHFYFGCEGEDLLNVLAFRNPFGCRFNAVFGSDIGHFDVHDQREAAAEAYELVEKGLISADDYRELVFANPVRLHGGVNPDFFKGTRVERDAARLLAAPRAGEGAQAAAGGAR from the coding sequence ATGAGCGCAGGCGACAACGATCCGTCGAGGTCGGCGCAGATCCGCGCGCGGCTTAACCATCCGGTGATTGACGCCGACGGCCATTGCACCGAATTCGAGCCCGCTTTCCTCGACTATCTCAGAGACGTCGGCGGCGCCGGGGTGGTCGAGCGCTACAAGGCGATCCCGGACAGCGGCTTCCGCTACACCTGGCATCAGATGAGCCCGCAGCAGCGCCTCGAACATCGCGCGCTCGCCTTTCGCCCGCTGTGGTGGGCGCATCCGAAGAAGAACACCCTCGACAACGCGACCACGACGATTCCGCGGCTCCATTACGAACGGATGGACGAGTTTGGAATCGACTTCGCGATCATTTATCCGAGTATCGGCCTGCTCGCGCCGCACATTTCGGACCAGGAGATTCGGCTCACCGCCTGCCGCGCCTTCAACAAGTTCAACGCCGACATCTACGCCGATTTCTCCGACCGCCTGACGCCGGTCGCGGTGATCCCTGCCAATACGCCGCAGGAGGCGCTCGACGAGCTCGACTACGCAGTGGGCGAGCGCAAGATGAAGGCGGTCCAGCTTCCCGCTTTTATCAACCGCCCCATCCCGGCCCTCGCGCGCAAGGCGCCCGAGATGGCCGGCTTCCTGACCTGGGTCGATAACCTGTGCGTGGACAGCGCGTACGACTACGACCCGGTGTGGGCGAAATGCCAGGAGCTGCGCGTCGCCCCCACCTTCCACACCGTTACGGTCGGGGTCGGCAGCCGCGCGACGCTCTCCAATTTCATGTTCAACTTCGTCGGCCACTTCGCCGCTTCGGCCGAGGTCATCTGCAAGGCGCTGCTGATCGGCGGCGTCACCCGCCGCTTCCCCAGGCTCAACTTCGCCTTCCAGGAGGCGGGCGTCGCTTGGGCGGTGCACCTGTACGGCGGGCTGCACATGGCGTGGGCGACGCACAACGTCGGGATGATTCGCGATCTCGATCCGGCCAATCTCGATCGCGCGATGTTCGAGGACCTCTGCCGCAAGCTCGGCGGGCCGCTCTATGCCGAGCGAGTGCATCGGCTGTGGCAGGGCGACGCCTCCGATCTGCTGCTGGGCACGCCCGAGGACGACAAGGACCTCGACGAATGGGCGCCCGCCGGCATCCGCACCGCCGACGACCTCCGCGAACGCTTCGTCCCGCACTTCTACTTCGGATGCGAGGGCGAAGACCTGCTCAACGTGCTCGCTTTCCGCAATCCGTTCGGATGTCGCTTCAATGCGGTTTTCGGTTCCGACATCGGCCATTTCGACGTCCACGATCAACGCGAGGCGGCGGCCGAGGCCTACGAGCTGGTCGAAAAAGGGCTGATCAGCGCGGACGACTACCGCGAGCTGGTGTTTGCCAATCCGGTCAGGCTGCATGGCGGCGTCAACCCGGACTTTTTCAAGGGCACGCGGGTTGAGCGCGACGCCGCGCGGCTGCTCGCCGCTCCGCGCGCCGGCGAGGGCGCTCAGGCGGCCGCGGGCGGAGCACGCTGA
- a CDS encoding amidohydrolase family protein has product MSTAEARMTKSAAIRARLKHPIIDSDGHIAEFEPAFFDYLKEAGGARLVERFKAMDGPYRFGWYTLTPEERLRTRKPRPGWWLHPTRNALDRAASSMPRLLHRRLDQMGLDFTIIYPSIGMFALHLGDEEMRRAACRAFNSLQADIFREYADRMTPVATVPMHTPQEAIEELEHVVKTLRLKAVLMPAFVRRPIPALAEEHPQASRWAFWLDTFGIDSAYDYDPVWAKCLELRVAPSFHSPTAGMGMRASLSNSMYNHIGHFAASNEAVCKSLILGGVTRRFPNLRFAFLEGGVGWACTLLGELVGHWEKHNLEALANVDPASLDREEIGRLLREYGGDYGSERIERWERERSHLLWGGPEERANLDEWARAGIVRKEDIRELFVPKFYFGCEGDDRMTALAFDTKKNAFGARLNAIYSSDLGHWDLPNMCDAAAEAWELVERELLSEDDFRDFVFANAVRAKTAVNPDFFKGTIVEGAVNSLLANA; this is encoded by the coding sequence ATGAGCACGGCTGAAGCGCGGATGACAAAATCGGCGGCGATTCGCGCCCGGCTCAAGCATCCGATCATCGACTCCGACGGCCACATCGCCGAGTTCGAGCCGGCGTTTTTCGACTATCTCAAAGAGGCCGGCGGGGCGCGGCTGGTCGAGCGGTTCAAGGCGATGGACGGGCCGTACCGCTTCGGATGGTACACTCTCACCCCCGAGGAGCGCCTGCGCACGCGCAAGCCGCGGCCCGGCTGGTGGCTGCATCCGACGCGCAACGCGCTCGACCGCGCCGCCTCCTCGATGCCTCGCCTGCTCCATCGGCGGCTCGACCAGATGGGGCTCGACTTCACGATCATCTATCCGAGCATAGGAATGTTCGCGCTCCACCTGGGCGACGAGGAGATGCGCCGCGCGGCCTGCCGCGCGTTCAACAGTCTCCAGGCCGACATCTTTCGCGAATACGCGGACCGGATGACGCCGGTCGCGACCGTCCCGATGCATACGCCGCAGGAGGCGATCGAAGAGCTCGAGCACGTGGTCAAGACGCTCCGGCTCAAGGCCGTGCTGATGCCGGCGTTCGTGCGCCGGCCGATCCCCGCGCTTGCCGAGGAACATCCGCAAGCGAGCCGCTGGGCCTTCTGGCTCGACACCTTCGGCATCGACAGCGCCTACGACTACGACCCGGTATGGGCGAAGTGCCTGGAGCTGAGAGTCGCGCCGAGCTTCCATTCGCCGACCGCCGGGATGGGGATGCGGGCGTCGCTGTCGAACTCGATGTACAATCACATCGGCCATTTCGCGGCTTCCAACGAGGCCGTGTGCAAGTCGCTGATTTTGGGCGGCGTCACGCGCCGCTTCCCGAACCTGCGCTTCGCGTTTCTCGAAGGCGGCGTGGGATGGGCCTGCACGCTGCTCGGCGAGCTGGTCGGCCACTGGGAGAAGCACAATCTCGAGGCGCTGGCGAACGTCGATCCGGCAAGCCTCGATCGCGAGGAAATCGGCCGCCTGCTGCGCGAGTACGGCGGCGATTATGGAAGCGAGCGGATCGAGCGATGGGAGCGCGAGCGTTCGCATCTGCTGTGGGGCGGGCCGGAGGAGCGTGCCAATCTCGACGAGTGGGCGCGTGCCGGCATCGTGCGCAAGGAGGACATTCGCGAGCTCTTCGTGCCGAAGTTCTACTTCGGATGCGAGGGCGACGACCGCATGACCGCGCTCGCCTTCGATACCAAAAAGAACGCCTTCGGCGCGCGGCTCAACGCGATCTACAGTTCCGACCTCGGCCACTGGGACCTGCCCAATATGTGCGACGCCGCCGCCGAGGCCTGGGAGCTGGTCGAGCGCGAACTGCTCAGCGAGGACGATTTTCGCGATTTCGTCTTCGCCAATGCCGTACGCGCGAAAACCGCGGTGAACCCCGATTTCTTCAAGGGCACGATCGTCGAGGGCGCAGTCAATTCCCTGCTCGCGAACGCTTGA
- a CDS encoding dioxygenase, producing MKTLTQSNLTAAALARLRHAPDARMKEIMSALIRHAHGFVREVELNPQEWKAGIDFLTAVGRITDDRRQEFILLSDTLGISAMVDLVTHTREAARATDSSLLGPFYREGAPERPLGASIAGDTPGESIIVRGRVTDPRGRALAGATVDVWQAAPSGKYDIQDPSQPDMNLRGRFRTDAQGRYEFRSVKPRSYPVPDDGPVGVLLRAQGRHPYRPAHIHFIISADGYRQLITALYIAGDSYIDSDAVFGAKQSLTVGYRKSRGAGANGAGPDALEFDFALAPVTGEPRARPRRARAGAARARRRPVRRRMRSA from the coding sequence ATGAAAACCCTCACCCAAAGCAATCTCACCGCGGCGGCGCTTGCGCGCCTGCGCCACGCGCCGGATGCGCGGATGAAAGAGATAATGTCCGCGCTCATCCGCCACGCCCACGGTTTCGTGCGCGAAGTCGAATTGAACCCGCAGGAATGGAAGGCCGGGATCGACTTCCTGACCGCGGTTGGCCGTATCACCGACGACCGGCGCCAGGAATTCATCCTGCTCTCCGATACGCTCGGCATCAGCGCGATGGTCGATCTGGTCACGCACACGCGCGAGGCGGCGCGCGCCACCGACTCCAGCCTGCTCGGGCCGTTCTACCGTGAAGGCGCTCCGGAAAGGCCGCTGGGGGCGAGCATCGCGGGCGACACTCCTGGCGAGTCCATCATCGTGCGCGGCCGGGTGACCGATCCGCGCGGCCGCGCGCTTGCGGGCGCGACGGTTGACGTATGGCAGGCCGCCCCGAGCGGCAAGTACGACATCCAGGACCCCAGCCAGCCGGACATGAATCTGCGCGGCAGGTTCCGGACCGACGCGCAAGGCCGCTACGAATTCCGTTCGGTCAAGCCGCGGAGCTATCCAGTGCCCGACGACGGTCCGGTGGGCGTGCTGCTGCGCGCGCAGGGACGCCATCCGTACCGTCCGGCCCATATCCACTTCATCATCAGCGCCGACGGGTATCGACAACTGATTACCGCACTGTATATCGCCGGCGATTCCTACATTGATTCCGATGCGGTATTCGGAGCGAAGCAGTCGCTCACCGTCGGCTATCGCAAGAGCCGCGGGGCCGGCGCAAATGGTGCCGGGCCGGACGCGCTCGAATTTGATTTCGCGCTCGCGCCGGTTACAGGCGAGCCGCGCGCGCGTCCGCGCCGGGCCCGCGCAGGCGCCGCCCGCGCGCGCCGGAGGCCGGTCAGGCGGCGAATGAGAAGTGCCTAG
- the pcaF gene encoding 3-oxoadipyl-CoA thiolase: protein MAEAFICDGVRTPIGRYAGALSGVRTDDLAAIPIRTLIERNPAIDWKRVDDVILGCANQAGEDNRNVARMAALLAGLPVEVSGATVNRLCGSGMEAVVAAARAIRVGEADLMIAGGVESMSRAPFVMPKAAAAFARTAEIYDTTIGWRFINPAMKQLYGVDSMPETSDNVAAEFEIARADQDAFAWRSQMRAKRAQAAGRFAEEIVPVKVAQRRAMVTVSVDEHPRSDATLEALARLPALFGPKSSVTAGNASGVNDGACAMIVASEAAVKEYGLTPRARVVAAATAGVPPRIMGVGPAPASRKALARAGLELRDIEVIELNEAFAAQSLAVLRQLGLADDAEHVNPNGGAIALGHPLGMSGARLVLTAVHELVNRKARYALCTMCIGVGQGIASIIERV from the coding sequence ATGGCGGAAGCTTTCATCTGCGACGGCGTGCGGACGCCGATCGGACGCTACGCGGGAGCGCTGTCCGGCGTGCGCACCGACGATCTTGCGGCGATTCCGATTCGGACCCTGATTGAGCGCAATCCCGCGATCGACTGGAAGCGCGTTGACGACGTGATCCTCGGCTGCGCCAACCAGGCCGGCGAAGACAATCGCAACGTCGCGCGGATGGCTGCACTGCTGGCCGGCTTGCCGGTGGAGGTCAGCGGCGCGACCGTCAACCGGCTGTGCGGCTCGGGGATGGAGGCGGTGGTCGCGGCGGCGCGCGCGATCCGGGTCGGCGAGGCCGACCTGATGATAGCCGGGGGCGTCGAGAGCATGTCGCGCGCGCCATTCGTTATGCCCAAGGCGGCGGCGGCTTTCGCGCGCACGGCCGAAATCTATGACACAACGATCGGATGGCGCTTCATCAATCCGGCGATGAAACAGCTTTACGGCGTGGATTCGATGCCGGAGACCTCGGACAACGTGGCCGCCGAGTTCGAGATCGCGCGCGCCGATCAGGACGCCTTCGCCTGGCGTAGCCAGATGCGGGCCAAGCGGGCACAGGCGGCGGGCCGCTTTGCCGAGGAGATCGTGCCGGTCAAGGTCGCGCAGCGGCGCGCGATGGTCACGGTGAGCGTGGACGAGCATCCGCGCTCCGATGCCACCCTCGAAGCGCTGGCCAGGCTGCCCGCGCTGTTCGGTCCGAAAAGCTCGGTGACGGCCGGCAACGCGTCGGGTGTCAACGACGGCGCGTGCGCGATGATTGTGGCTTCGGAAGCGGCGGTGAAGGAATACGGACTTACGCCGCGGGCACGCGTGGTGGCTGCGGCGACCGCCGGGGTGCCGCCGCGGATCATGGGTGTCGGGCCCGCTCCGGCCTCGCGCAAGGCGCTCGCGCGGGCCGGGCTCGAGCTGCGCGACATCGAAGTGATCGAGCTCAACGAGGCGTTCGCGGCGCAGTCGCTGGCCGTTCTGCGCCAGCTCGGCCTGGCCGACGACGCCGAGCACGTCAACCCCAACGGCGGTGCGATTGCGCTCGGCCATCCGCTGGGCATGAGCGGCGCGCGGCTGGTGCTGACCGCGGTCCATGAACTGGTAAACCGCAAGGCGCGCTATGCGCTGTGCACGATGTGCATCGGGGTGGGGCAGGGGATCGCCTCAATCATCGAGCGGGTCTGA